AAAACTTCAGTCTGGTATCTTCTTTGGGCGTTTTGTTTGAATGGTTTTTATCTTATTTGTGAAAAAAAGCGAATTGCAAAGGCAATTATACTTATCCTGATCATTTTACAAATTGGTATAAATTTATCACATTCCACCGTAAGAGCATACAATAATTATCCCGGTTTTAAAAAATTTATGTCCGAGAGTCAGTTTGATGAAATTAAATCACATGTTGGTGAAAACAGGGCTGAATATCTGATCGGATGTATCGGATTTTTTCCGGCAGTAGCAAATTATAATGGATTTAAAACCGTAGGATCATTTAGTTCATATTATCCTCTGGAATTCAAAAAGCAATTTTATAAAATAATTGAGAATGAACTCAGGTCTTCTGAAATGTTAATGGATTATTTCACAAATCGCGGGTCAGCATTATTTTTATTCGATGATAAAATAGGAAAAAAATATTATGATCAGAATTATATTCGGAATAATATTTCAAAGATTTCATGCGAACTTAATTTCCGGATATTGCGTAAATACGGGGTAAAATATCTTTTTTCTACTGCAAAAATATCAAATGCAGAAGATATTGGATTAACTTTAATTTTTGTTAGCACCAATCCGCAATATTATTATAGGTTTTATGTTTATCAAATCTAGTCTAATCAGAGTCTGTCCGTAAAGTAGGGATTCGACGCAGATGAATGTGATAAACAACATCACGCTGAAAAAGTGGATTTTCGCAAGATAAAATTTTTTTGTAAAAAGTGTAATATCCCCGTTTAATGCTTTGTATTTTAATATTCAACAGGGGTTTATCAGCATAATCAGTGTTTATCTGCGTCGAATCACCTGCAGAAAATTATTGCAAGAATGCGAGTTTACGGATGGACACTAATAATTTCCGGATTGTATCAGATTTCTGATTTCAAATATATTGACAATAAATTCAAAAATTTTTTTTAATAAGAAAATACGATTACGAATAAAAAGGTAAGTCCAGATGAAAAATACAAAAGAAAACCGAAGACACAAAAGAAATCATCTTATTTGCTATTTGCCTGTTTTTGACAAAGTGCATTCCCAAAAATTGGGATACATTATTGATGTTTCACTTAGCGGAGTGATGCTTATAAGCGATTCGGAGATAGCAAAAGATAAAATTTTCAGTTTCGATATTGATGTCTCCAATGAAATGGCAGATGAAAAGAAAATTTCTTTTGATGCTAAATGTATCTGGTGCAAACCGGATATTAAACCGGATTCATACGTCTCGGGCTTTGTTATTCAGCCTGGTTTTACAGCAGAACAGAAAATTGTGGGGAAGTTGATTGAAGAATGTTCTATCAGTCAATATGGCTTTATAGATGATTAGTCCCAATGGATTGAAATAGATAAATTTTGTATTGGAACAATTTCGTGATAGTTTGTTTGCTCCTTATAAAGCT
The nucleotide sequence above comes from Candidatus Cloacimonadota bacterium. Encoded proteins:
- a CDS encoding PilZ domain-containing protein; the protein is MKNTKENRRHKRNHLICYLPVFDKVHSQKLGYIIDVSLSGVMLISDSEIAKDKIFSFDIDVSNEMADEKKISFDAKCIWCKPDIKPDSYVSGFVIQPGFTAEQKIVGKLIEECSISQYGFIDD